From Dioscorea cayenensis subsp. rotundata cultivar TDr96_F1 chromosome 13, TDr96_F1_v2_PseudoChromosome.rev07_lg8_w22 25.fasta, whole genome shotgun sequence, the proteins below share one genomic window:
- the LOC120274636 gene encoding probable disease resistance protein At1g61300, whose product MHDVEEKLNLPQNRGRRPTYQLQHWANKVEEADEKVTQLLDEYSKSCCVLGPCCLNCFSRYSISRSAFNLLNEITQLKGEQSEVSFIEQLPPKPVPESYKIMGKKIVSDLDIALSWLTDETVGIIGIWGMGGVGKTTLLKRINKSLLDDANMGFNHVLFIKASKDIQPEELRKMISKSLELEPSAGKEDIFNVLKSGNFVLLLDNIWEEVDLINLGIPHPYSGDNSTTRYKHKVIFTTRSEDVCAKMNAGEKIIKVECLEDDEAWDLFKDNVNLDVIESDQKFKEIAWQVMGRCGGLPLALKVVGKAMSNKKIVQDWEFILNSLKKSDTEVVQGVQESLLPILRFSYDNLPRNMNIRECFLCASTLRGSSKDDLIECWMGLGLITDFVNLQQAYLQARYIVNILEEAGLLHSSNYGYVRLHDVIYEMAMWIASDCGRNRNKWIVKKYDGLAAEIPTHDAENWGFANRVIITGEVELLPILSHQCSDLLCLMIQGSRYFKNIPDGFFRQMPNLKYLDLSRTCMKELPKGIKCLVNLEYLNISSTNISSLPKELVYLKKLKYLICRYLEGFGKVEDGLMSKLQNLKVIDIYPFGWVEPEELKLLKKLIKAIGMRVVSQEILQQLSSLPTTRLCLVNMDSLISLSFDTLSCKDHGFLQKLEITSCPDLKDLVMNGSGSHLNELKILNVKKLQNIMWTDLTPPEFFHMLKWLFISGCNLDNLAWVLHLPCLFRLEIRDCAEAETLFHVQEEEREIQQVSKHRMFPTLRHLYLKNLPKLVSISNFALDFPLLLKLVVHDCAEIEMLFSIEEREIRQQEVLERLMFPALRDLSLRKLPKLVSISNIALDFPRLSGLTLYQCHNLKKLPFKSGINNNQRMIDIYCFRECWKHLEWDDGTIPAHLRPYFYPSMIQPRAVDFCSQPGRCT is encoded by the exons ATGCATGATGTTGAGGAAAAACTTAATCTCCCTCAAAACAGAGGAAGAAGACCCACCTATCAACTTCAACATTGGGCTAATAAG GTTGAAGAAGCAGATGAGAAGGTAACACAATTATTGGATGAATATAGCAAAAGTTGTTGTGTTCTAGGCCCTTGTTGTCTAAATTGTTTTTCCAGGTATAGCATTAGCAGAAGTGCATTCAatttattaaatgaaataaCTCAGTTGAAAGGAGAACAATCAGAAGTCTCGTTCATAGAGCAATTGCCTCCAAAACCAGTCCCTGaatcatataaaataatggGGAAGAAAATCGTCTCCGACCTTGATATTGCTCTCAGTTGGCTGACAGATGAAACAGTTGGTATAATTGGCATATGGGGAATGGGGGGTGTAGGCAAGACCACACTCTTGAAAAGAATCAACAAGTCATTGTTAGATGATGCAAACATGGGATTCAATCATGTGCTATTTATCAAAGCTTCAAAAGATATTCAGCCGGAAGAACTTCGAAAAATGATTTCTAAAAGCTTGGAATTGGAGCCTTCTGCTGGTAAAGAAGACATCTTCAATGTGTTAAAAAGTGGCAACTTCGTTTTGCTCTTGGATAATATATGGGAAGAAGTAGATCTTATTAATCTTGGAATTCCCCATCCATATAGCGGCGATAATTCCACCACCCGATACAAACATAAAGTGATTTTCACTACTCGATCTGAAGATGTGTGTGCCAAGATGAACGCTGGAGAAAAAATCATTAAAGTGGAATGcttagaagatgatgaagcatGGGATCTTTTCAAGGACAATGTTAATCTAGATGTTATTGAGTCAGATCAAAAGTTTAAAGAAATAGCATGGCAGGTGATGGGAAGGTGTGGTGGTTTGCCACTTGCTCTAAAAGTGGTTGGTAAGGCCatgtcaaacaaaaaaattgtccAAGATTGGGAATTTATTTTGAACTCCCTAAAGAAATCAGATACTGAAGTAGTTCAAGGTGTCCAGGAATCATTACTTCCGATTTTGAGATTCAGTTATGATAATCTACCTAGAAATATGAATATCAGGGAGTGTTTCTTGTGTGCTTCCACTTTGCGAGGGTCATCTAAAGATGATCTAATAGAATGTTGGATGGGTTTAGGTCTGATCACTGATTTTGTCAATTTACAACAAGCTTATCTCCAAGCAAGATATATTGTTAACATTCTAGAGGAAGCCGGTTTATTGCATTCTTCTAATTATGGTTACGTACGCTTACATGATGTAATTTATGAGATGGCAATGTGGATAGCATCAGACTGTGGGAGGAACAGGAATAAATGGATAGTGAAAAAATATGATGGATTGGCAGCTGAAATACCAACACATGATGCAGAGAATTGGGGATTTGCAAACAGAGTGATTATAACTGGCGAGGTGGAGCTTTTGCCAATTTTGTCTCATCAGTGTTCTGATTTGTTGTGTTTAATGATACAAGGTAGtcgttattttaaaaatattccagATGGATTTTTCCGACAAATgccaaatttgaaatatttggaTCTTTCTCGCACTTGTATGAAAGAGCTTCCAAAGGGCATCAAATGTTTGGTTAATTTAGAATACCTAAACATTTCATCCACGAATATCTCATCACTTCCAAAGGAGTTGGTATATTTGAAGAAATTGAAATATCTGATATGCCGATATTTGGAAGGGTTTGGCAAGGTAGAGGATGGCCTCATGTCAAAATTACAGAATTTGAAGGTCATTGACATATATCCTTTTGGGTGGGTGGAACCGGAAGAGTTAAAGCTATTGAAGAAACTCATCAAAGCAATAGGGATGCGTGTAGTATCCCAAGAGATTCTCCAACAACTCTCAAGTTTGCCAACTACTCGGCTTTGTCTAGTAAATATGGATAGCTTGATCTCTCTTTCATTTGATACTTTAAGCTGCAAAGATCATGGATTCTTGCAGAAATTAGAAATAACATCATGCCCAGACCTTAAGGATCTTGTGATGAATGGAAGTGGGAGTCATCTCAATGAGCTCAAAATCCTTAATGTCAAAAAACTACAGAACATTATGTGGACAGATCTAACGCCTCCAGAATTTTTTCATATGTTGAAGTGGTTATTTATATCAGGATGTAATTTGGATAATTTAGCTTGGGTCCTGCATCTCCCATGTCTTTTTCGATTAGAGATAAGAGATTGTGCTGAGGCAGAAACATTATTTCATGTCCaggaggaggagagagaaaTCCAACAAGTCTCGAAACACCGGATGTTCCCTACCCTGCGCCATTTATATTTAAAGAATCTACCAAAATTAGTGAGCATAAGCAATTTTGCATTGGAtttccctctacttttaaaactTGTAGTACATGATTGTGCAGAGATTGAAATGTTGTTTTCCATCGAGGAGAGAGAAATCCGACAACAAGAAGTCTTAGAACGCCTGATGTTCCCTGCCCTGCGAGATTTAAGTTTAAGAAAACTACCAAAATTAGTGAGCATAAGCAATATTGCATTGGATTTCCCTCGTTTATCAGGGCTTACATTGTATCAATGTCATAATCTTAAGAAGCTTCCATTCAAGAGTGGCATTAACAACAACCAAAGAATGATAGACATTTATTGTTTTAGAGAATGTTGGAAACACTTAGAGTGGGATGATGGCACCATCCCAGCTCACCTTAGGCCATATTTCTACCCG TCGATGATCCAGCCTCGTGCTGTTGACTTCTGTTCTCAGccagggagatgtacatga